A genomic region of Sphingomonas taxi contains the following coding sequences:
- a CDS encoding replication initiation protein, giving the protein MSQPAVVDMTFRTLAQKGRGNPFDPANYGEIVKPGELVDIVELSPLTLADRRIYNLLIANAWERIGEPIIHRIAKSGLKGTHQGNERVESSLLRLMGTIAIVTIRKDGKSYKRRVQLLGPSDESLEKDGFLHYRIPEELIEILRNSQVYARLKTQVMYCFESKYALCLYEMIERRIGLEYKQKEEFTIEELRGLLNVPEGKLERFADLNKYCLKVAVEEINKLCPFYVDFTPIKNGRKVERVALHWFPKTSSGKRDAQNLIDQHSIVRRAKLRGGIPELPVLVDFSASAER; this is encoded by the coding sequence ATGTCGCAACCTGCCGTGGTCGATATGACGTTCCGCACGCTGGCCCAGAAGGGACGCGGAAATCCTTTTGATCCCGCCAATTACGGAGAAATCGTCAAGCCCGGCGAACTGGTTGATATTGTAGAGCTAAGCCCCCTTACCCTCGCCGATCGCCGTATCTACAACCTGCTGATCGCCAACGCGTGGGAACGCATTGGCGAGCCGATCATCCATCGCATTGCGAAATCCGGACTGAAAGGGACGCACCAGGGCAACGAGCGTGTAGAAAGCTCGCTGCTGCGCCTCATGGGCACCATCGCGATCGTCACGATCCGCAAGGATGGCAAGAGCTACAAGCGCCGTGTCCAGCTCCTCGGCCCGAGTGATGAAAGCCTCGAAAAGGACGGCTTCCTTCACTACCGCATCCCGGAAGAGCTGATCGAGATACTGCGGAACAGTCAGGTCTATGCCCGCCTTAAGACGCAGGTGATGTACTGCTTCGAGTCGAAGTACGCCCTCTGTCTCTATGAGATGATCGAGCGGCGCATTGGTCTCGAGTACAAGCAAAAAGAGGAGTTTACGATCGAGGAGCTGCGCGGCCTGCTCAATGTGCCCGAAGGGAAACTTGAACGCTTTGCCGATCTGAACAAATACTGCCTCAAGGTCGCCGTTGAGGAAATTAATAAGCTCTGCCCCTTCTATGTCGATTTCACGCCGATCAAGAACGGGCGCAAGGTTGAACGGGTGGCACTCCACTGGTTCCCAAAAACGTCCAGCGGCAAGCGCGACGCGCAAAACCTGATCGATCAGCACAGCATTGTACGACGGGCAAAGCTGAGGGGCGGGATTCCCGAACTGC